The nucleotide window GGACAGAGTCCTTCAGCTTTATAGAGTGGAGACACTTCCTCCACTGGGCCACTGACGAGTGCACgtacacactggaacacacacacacagaaaaacacacaccAGTTTGACTGATGAGATCAATATGAGATGGATAAACATATCTGATTGATTAATTAGTGGATTGGCATCTCACCATCCGTTCTGTGCCCCCAGCCACATGGTAGGTAAAACACTGCTCATCTTCTGGGCTTCTTCTCTCATCAGGTCCTGTTCCTctgggttagggttggagctCACACCATCCTTTACCAGATCAGACTCCCTgagaatggaaacaggatgttataacgtgcggtgtgtgtgtgtgtgtgtgtgtgtgtgtgtgtgtgtccgtccatgTATCCCATACCTCTGTGTGTAGTTGGCTGGCGTCTTCCCAGGACTAGTACTCTGAACACACAGAGGGTCAGTGAAGACATGTTCAGTGTAGACTCCCCTCTGACTTAAGTCATGCTCCGGGCCTGCAGGACCTGCACTGGCCTCTGTAGCTTCAGTAGCCTCCTCTGCAGCCTTGGAGTCTACACAgggaggagagcgggagagagaataATAGTAGAAGACTTATTAAACGGACAGGGAATCCATAGTCCAAACCACATGTTTCTATAACCCTGTAGGGTAGACCTTGGAATTCAGCAGATCTCTCCATGGAGAAACTGGGGTGAAAGGGTTTAGGTTAGAGGGCTTCACTGGTTCGATTGTCATCGGGTCTATGTAGCTACAGCTGACAGACTGAGTGAACCCGAATGGACCTGACCACAGCTCTGCATAGGCTATAGCATATTTATTTTACGCTAATAAGGTTAATTTATTAACTTATAGAAGGCCTAGCCGACATATAAAGACCTATTTGTTAAACAGAAGTTCAACTTTGCTGATAAACATAACATTGTTGTCACTCGGGTCCAATCTAGAACCAGACCCGTTAGGGTACTGATCGGGTCTAGGTCAAGTTGTCCTCGGTTCCATTCGGGTTCAGGTCTGATTGTTCTCGGGTCTGTTCAGGTCCGGGTCCAAAGACCTCTAGTCTAGCTAGCAAATGCATACCCAGCAATCACCCACCTCTGGAACTAGCATAAAATCCACTAACTTAGCACATCAGTCCAGTGTGACTAGATCAGTAGAAACTGCTAAGAATTGTGATGCTCAAACTTCAGAGGGACGTCTCTTACCGGTGTCTGTCTCATTCTCTGTGACTGCTGTCTGGGGGGCAGCCACCTCCCCCTCGGTAGAGCAGCCAACCACATTGATCCCTGCCAGCACTCCAGCTTCGCCCCCTGAGCCGCTGCTGGTTGTGCTGGCTTCCAGAGTCCCGCCCTCAGCACCTGACCCCGCCTTCAGGTTATGGGGTACCTCCTCCCCTGCCGGGTAGTCGGTCTCTCtggcacctgacacacacacacacacacgtcacacgcgaccacgcaagcacacacgtacacacacacacacacacacacacacacacacacacacacacgcacgaccACAAACACCATATATAAACGTGTACAAACAAACATGTTATGGTTAGCTACAATCAAAAGAAATATACGTATTTTGCTGGGTCTTGAGTGTACATATAAAATGCACACACACTtgacccacacacaaacacacagacctgGCACGCTGGCCATGCAGAGGACGTGGGAGTTGCAGACAAAGAAGTTCTCCAGGACGTTCCCAGGCTGGTTGGCATCGATGACGATGACCTTAGTGGTGGCCTGAGTACTGGTACAGATCCACACCAGAGAGGACAGCTCCTCCTGGTGATGCcgctccttctcctgctcctacacacacacagtgggaaaaggtgtatgagtgtgtgtgtatgagcgtgtctgtgtgtctgtattgtATGAGCGCATGCTGAATGaccgtgtgactgtgtgtgttgtgtacatgTACCTTTAGGTCCTGGTCCAGTTTGTCCAGACTGCTCTGTGATCCTATCTTGCTATGAGGGCTCTCAGTACCAGGGCTGGTCAGGTCACTGTAGAACACACTGGCTCCTACTATTGAACCGCCGTCACGAGTCTTACCCCCCGACAGGTTCACACCCACAGCACACCACAGCTACGGGAGGGAGACACACAGTTAGCAATACGTCACTGTATCTAGAGCGACATACAAGGTAAGAATAGAGTATGGGAGTGGAgttgaagcatgggagtggagttgaagcatgggagtggagttgaagcatgggagtggagttgaagcatgggagtggagttgaagcatgggagtggagttgaagcatgggagtggagttgaagcatgggagtggagttgaagcatgggagtggagttgaagcatgggagtggagttgaagcatgggagtggagtTGAGCGGTCGGAAATCCCACTTATCATCCTTTctagttatctacccacctcgttcctttctgttagcatgtgcacgtactaagtacaccatcatgctttccggatacgtgtcttttcagattccacaatgattctttatttgtggacactacatccctgcactccctctcttgctcttggtcctcatctttgtaagtcaccttgttTTTGCAGCTGTGTGTTTGATCaatttctttatgaaaatatttagctaactccatgacagtagctaaagcaaggggctatagcagcacacaagtagactacaaatgcatgctgggccgggcatgccctgagctggtgaagtgagcgctactggagcaGGCGAGAAGGCCGATGCTCCAGCCTTTGGGGAACTCGCTCCACGCTCCAGTCAAAATGGGCACGCTCCGCTCCAGCTCCAcgccgctcacatactctggtacACACACCTTCATGGTAGCATCTTTCTCATCCAGTGGTCGGAGGTAGACCGGTACAGGTagattcttcatcttgttctctgACGTCTGACCACCGTTGGCCACCTGTAAAATAAAACAGCGTGGTCAGAATACCTGGAGTCGCTTAACCTAACGTTACCTACAGCCCGTCTATAAAAAGTCAGCCATATAAAGTAATCCACAAAGTGACTTGTCCTACCTTGAATTTCTGCGGCAGGCTCCACCCGTAGGCCTGTACCCGgctgtcctcctccttctcaaCGTGGGCTTTCACCTGTCTGTACTGGGCTCTCTTCTGCTCCCTACGAGACACCATGTTGCCTGCCTCAGACCTGAAGGGGGGATGCATAAAAAACATCACATCTATTCTGGACATACAATCTGGCGTAGATAGATAAATGAACTGAAAGGATGGGGGCATGGAGGGTGGGGCCAAAGGATGATTCAATCCTTGATGAGTGAAAGACTGTATGAATAAATGGGGGGATCATGAGTGAATGGACAGATGAGTAGATGAGTAGATGTCTCCAACACTCACTCCTCATTGAGGAAGTCGAAGGCCTTGCTCTTGTCGCTGGGTAACTGTTGCAGCGCTGCACTCCTCTTCTTTACGGAGGGCTGGACCTGGGAGGAGGGGGCATTGTACTTCACGTTGACCGGAGCCGCCTCCGCCGGCTTCTTAGCCGCTGCGCCACTTGAACTGAACAACCGGCTGAaactggaggatggagggagggacagagggatggagggaggggtagaaaGAAAGAgcacagagacacatagagggGTAAAAGGTGGACAAAGCAGCAGCGGCAGGGTTTAAGGGATAAATAATCAAATCAAGGGTTGATTAccctcccacacacacccacTACTACGACCAAAAGCAGGGTTTAACAGCGAGCCAGTCTCCACTCAGTGATTTTACAGGGGATGGGAGAGCAGGGAATGCGTTGGTTAATACTGTAACACGAACCAGGCAGTTAGTATGTCAACACAAAACACAACGTTCCAAACTATTGCTGCTAATCCCAGCTCTAGACACAACGCTTGTTAAGTAGCAGAGTGAGATGAGAAGACTAGGTCCAGAAATATCAGGATTCTTTAAGATCAAATATTTACAGTCCATCAGGTCAAAACATATATACTACATGACCCTCTCCATAAAGCAGAAAATAGCCTTCCCTCTTGGTCACAAACTCAGTGTGTCAGTTCAGAAATCTGTCCAATCACAGATTGCATACTGTACACAGCATCTGACTCTGGAATACAACAATCTATTCCACCGTACGCCCACCTTCTCCCATCACACCCCCCTATCATACACACCCTCCCACATCCCAACCccatcacacacaccctcccacatCCCAACCCCATCACACCTCCTGCACACatacgacaacaacaacaacaggcatgatataacagagagagagggaccagaggAGCAGAGGGCAACAGAAAACACAGGGGATTTCTTCATAAATAAACATGCATTTAACATTTCACGCACACACCGCCTCTCCAACAAATAAATGCTTTACCCTCTgcctaaaatataaataaatgatTAGTCAGACGCATTACACCCCTCTCCAACAATACATGTCAAACATAACCACACACCATTACCATTCCTACTGAAACTTAACAGGGAGAGCCTGTATCAGGAAATTGCAGTTTATAAGACATTTCagtaaaatatatttcatatgcGTACTAGGTACACACAGACACCTTCCGTTTGTAGGTGAATCGTTTTCTAAACGTTTGAAAACAGAGCATACGTGTTGGTTTCCCTTGGGAGATTTCAAAAAATGTGAACTCACGCCGACttacaacaaaaacaaaatgaCACTTGAAGTAAAAGCCATTCTCTGATCAGGCAGGCACTCCCTGCATGGTTTATTGGTGTTGTTTGTTAAGAAACAGAATCAAGAAGACCCTTAGCATGGCAAAGGTTTACCTACACGCTGGAGATcaaaacacgatcaaaacaaaagGAGGAAACAGAATCAACGATGGTCAACAATCATCGTACAGTGACTTTAGCTTCAGGTACGTATGACAGCTCTGAGAGGAGGAGTGTAGGGAGAAAAGAAGAGTTAAGTAAAGGAGAAGGATTGTATTGAAGGAGTGAAGAAAATGAGAGCTAGAAAGGAGTGGTAATAGAAAATGAGTGATGGTAAAAAAGGAGTGGTAGTAGAAAATGAGTGATGGTAAAAAAGGAGTGGTAGTAGAAAATGAGTGATGGTAAAAAAGGAGTGGTAATAGAAAATGAGTGATGGTAAAAAAGGAGGGAAGCTTACAACTGCCAGATGCTGGATTTCTTCTTGTCTGCGGCAGCAGGGTTCTCTCTAGATGCTCTGAGGGAAGAGAACACATTTAAATGTTGTAACAATGAGTCCTCACTATTCAGCTGAGACAAAAACGACCTTGTTACTCAACCAGCTAGAATCGCCCAGGAGGGAACGCACTAGAAGGGGTGCATATTTATCAATAAGAACATTGTGTGGGTGGAACACAGAAGACAAAAACTCTTCAATATGCATCACTTTGTTTTGGACTAGCTCAGCTTTAAAGGCGCTAcatggtcaatccgacatctgcattggccgtgcagcatttacggtcacgaggcctctgcagaagtcagggcattcatattTTTTGCGCTTCACGgcgcagcgcagagctgttgagaAGAGCTGTTGTCAagaaagtgagtttgtgtttatacaggacctccagcgtccacctaccgtcaaccaatcatgtcaatgcggagctatacagagccctccgcattgttacaacatttgggaggcgcatGGCTATGTGTAcggagcttgatttggcctctgcatgcctccggaggctccgcaattgcgtcacaccctccatacggagcctccgaccacattttcggatcaagcataaaatTGGCTCTTAGTTACAagattcccctcctccctctcctctcctcctcccctctcttctcaccGTATCATCTCTGTCCATCGTACAGCTTCCTGTAGCTCCATCAGTCTCTCCTTGTACTGGTTCCTCTCCATGAGGACTCTGGCCATCTCTACTCTGGTGAACCTCTTCCTCTGGGCTGTAGGAACATCCGCCTGCCAGGAGTGGTATCAGCACCATCATTAGACACACATGtccgcgcgcgcacacacacacacacacacacacacacacacacacacacacacacacacacacacacacacagaactcacatcttcctcactgttctcactCTTAGTCTTCCTTTTGTCTTCCTCCGCCACGGACCGAACCCtaagagagaaacacacacgtcacacacactggagatgaacacacacgtcacacacactggagatgaacacacacgtcacacacactgGAGCTGAAAACacacatcagacacacacactggagatgaacacacacgtcacacacactggagatgaacacacacatcagacacacacactggagatgaacacacacacgtcacacacactggagatgaacacacacgtcacacacactgGAGATGAACACACACATCAGACACACTGGAGATGCCTGGGGATCCTATATTAATCTCAACAGGGGAATAAAACTGACAGAGAGAAGAAAggtatagtagagactgacttcTTCAGTTCCTCTTCCAGTTCCTTGTTCTTCTCCTCCAGTCTGGTCTTGGCCTGAGTCACAGCCTCCAGCTCTCCCTGCAACACCTCCTTCTCACACGATAGCTCATCCACACGCGCTATCAGGTCATTCTTCACCACGTTCAACGCATTTCTGACGAGACCGAGAGGACAGAGATTAGTCAGCATGATCATTAGGCCCTACACCCACTTTCTCTGGGCCAGTGTTTCtgcatcctggtcctggggaatcaaaggggtgcacatttctgtttttgtCCTAGCAttacacacctgattccactaatcaactcatcatcaaaacTTTGATTAATGGAATTGGGTGTTTAGTGCTAGGacaaaaacagaaatgtgcacccctttgattccccaggaccaggattcaGAAACACTGCTCTAGGTGAACTCTGTCTTTGATGAAAGCTAAATCCCTCCGTGAACAGCAGGTGGCAGTAGTGTGCTATTTACTACACAACGTGGGACATTCATGCTCTTACTGATTAATAATGTTCCATTGATTTCTTGAGCATGGATGCAGGTGATCTGAAAACATGCCTTACCTGGTCTCCAGCAGCTGAGTGTTCTCGTGGATGAGGTGCTCCACTTCACGACCCATACCTTAGAAGAAGAGACCAGCAGGGATGAAAAGGAAAACAATGAAATAAGAATTGGGAATTCCTCCAGTCTAAAATGGAAGGATATAAAACAACAAGATACACACCCTCCTTCAGTCTTACCCAGGAAGTTACGGTCTGAGTCTGACACCCATGCTGGCAATATGAggtggaaaacaaaatggattaACTTGACAAGATCGTCTTACAGCACACGACTTGACTTTACGGGGACTCTACAGGGACTTTACGGGGACTCTACGGGGACTCTACGGGGACCCTACGGGGACCCTACCGGGACCCTACCAGGTCAATATACAGCCTAAAGAATACCTAACCTACAACCTCACCAAGAGGGAGATCCCACTGTATATTTTAGTCATAGTTTGGGAGCTAAAAAGGGAGAACTAGGGAGAAGGTTATGAGAGTGATAAGGGAGAAGGGGGATGAATGAAATGGTTGATACACACCAGAAAACTCATCTGGAGAGGATCCAAGAAAAGTATGAAATAATGAGATGAAATATACAGTATGGAGATAGAAAGTTAATGTGATATGGGATAAAAGGCTAACTATTTCTGTAGAAAGGGGAGTCCATCCTAGTATATGGGATGTACACACAAGTGTCAGTCGAGTCTTTGCCATTCATTTGGGATTGAGGTAGAGTTCTCCAGATTTACTCAAGGCGTGGGTATGAGATGGCAAGTGTCTACGGTGGGCGTGTCTTACCGAGCAGGTCGGCCCCCTCGTCCATGTCTGCTATGTCTACTTCCATGTCGGGTCCTGCCGAGGACAGCTCCGCAAACAGAGACTCTGTGTTCCTGTCGAACGCCATGTTTTCTATACCTACTCCTTTAGTAGGAGtactggagagagggatgggggagggagagagggatgggagagagagagatgcggagaagggagagagggatgggagagagagggatgggagagagagggatgggagagagagggatgggagagagagggatgggggagggagagagggatggggagggcgagagagggatggggagggagggatggggcgggagggatggggagggagagagagggatggggagggagagcgagggatggggggaagagagagggatgggggagatagtgatggggggagggagggagggatgggggagggagagagggatggggagggcgagagagggatggggagggagggatggggggcgggagggatggggagggagagagagggatggggagggagagcgagggatgggggaagagagagggatgggggagggagggagagagagagggatgggggagggagggagagagagagggatgggggagggagagagagagagagggatggggagggagagagagagggatgggggagggagagagagagggatgggggagggagagagagagggatgggggagggagagagagggatgggggagggagagagagggatgggggatggggagggagagcgagcgagcgagagggatggggagggagagagagagggatggggagggagagagagagggatgggggagggagagagagagggatggggagggagagagagaggaatggggagggagagagagagggatgggggagggagagagagagggatgggggagggagagagagagggatgggggagggagagagagagggatgggggagggagagagagagggatgggggagggagagagggatgggggagggagagagggaggtcatCTGAGTGACCACAGCTACGATACATTACATCATAAAATAAAGTATTTGTTTTCATATCCAGCTGGAAGGACCAAGCGCGAATGGATTGTCTGTACAGTTTGACACATAAATGATGATTCAGTGTTCAGGATGGAGATAGAAACACTACTTCCTGTTGACCCTACCTGGTGTCTCCGTAGCCACTGAGGTCCATGTCCAGTTCAGGAGTGGACTCTATGATGGCCTGCACCTCCGATGACTCAGTGTTGTCATCTGCTgcgtctggagaggagagggaatgaCATGTTTGAGTATTATCCTTGTGGGACATATGGGTACGTTTGACATGGTGAATACAGTGGTGAGGCCAATGTGATGCCAAACACATTTTAGTAGGTTTTTTAATGTCCCTAATCCAAGTCCCCCAACATAGCCAATCCCCATGTTATCGCAGTTTATGCCCTATAGCTGCAGCACTGACCTGTGCCTGTGAGAGGTCCTGCCCCTCCTCTCAGCTCTGAGTCCTGTCCCTCCTGACCCTCCTGTACTGTGGTGTTCTTACTGCTGATGTTCTCTGGCATCCTGTTGCTTCTGTCCAGGTTCCTGTTCAGACCCTTGCCCACTTCCTCTAACTCTTCCTGGAGGGGCGTTTCCACAGACGCCATGGCAACGTCAGACACGGAAGTAGACATGGAAGTGGCCGACATAGACCCGCCCCCTTGACTGGACTTTGGGGTGACAGATTTGGAGCAACCGCTTTGCGTGGACATTGGGGTAACTGACATAGAGTCTACCCCTTGAGATGAAATGGGGGTACCGGATTTGGACCCTCCTTGAGAAGACATGGGGGTGGCTGATTTAGAGCCACCTTGTTGCGAGGACATTTTGGAGCCTCCTCCTTGGCTGGACATGGGGGTCCCCGACCTGGAGCCCCCTTTAGGAGACATGGGTGTGTTGGACTTGGAGCCTCCACGGTTAGCATTTAACATCTCATCCTatggaagagaaagaggaggaggaggaacaggaggaataaaaggagagagggaggaggaaaatAAATGAAATACTGACAGATGGTCAAGGGCTATATCCCAATAGTCTTAGCTTCTTTCTCTCAAAAAGGAATAAGCATATATGAAAAAAGGTTAGCCAATGCAACACAACCATTAATGCCCAGTCAAAAGGCAAATGGTATAAAGTGCATAAAACAAACCAACAAAACTAAATGCAGTTTAAACCAACAAAACTAAATGCAGTTTAAACCAACAAAACTAAATGCAGTTTAAACCAACAAAACTAAATGCAGTTTAAACCAACCGGAAAAAACACCTCAATTGAAATCAAAGTTGTTAGAGCACACAGTTAGAAAGCAAAATCAACAAACACGTTTTAGTCAATTCTACAGTGTAGTTGATTGGGTTGAAGTACAGCTGGTGCTCTCTATGCATTAGTAATCCTAGCAAGCCGACTCTACCACTGAAACACTAggatgcatctgaaatggcaccctattccctatatagtgcactacttttggtcagTGCCCCATAGGGCtgaaagtaatgcactacatagggaatagggatcATTTTAGATTTAGCCCCACAGGTGAGTAACCTGCTTGGGTTGCATGCAGCTGGCAGTGTACTATGATCTATGGTGGCACAAAGGCTAGATGAAGCTTTTATGAGACAACGTTGTCAAAAACACAGCAATTACAGgccataacaacaacaacaacgcgGTAGTTTGGACCTGGTTCTGTTCAGCCTGCTGATTGGCCGAAAGCCTCTGCCCTCTGCTCGGGGAGTCTGGCGCCCCCAACTGGTTAAGAGAAGAATTACAGCAAAGGCCTGTTTTAGGGCCACATGATCAAAACCCATTACAGGTATAAAGCTTAGAAAGGGTGGGGGGGTGGACAGTCAGAAGGAATAGAACAGTAGAtttatgttgaaaaaatattatTGCAAAGTCATCAAGTattatctatctatatatacactgaacaaaaatctgtgtttcatgagctgaaaaaaaaagtattagaaatgttccatacgcacaaaaagctaatcACTAACATTTTGAGGGagaatgcaattggcatgctgactgcagcaatgtccaccagagctgctgctagagaattgaatgttaatttctctaccataagctgcctccaacgtcattttatggaatttgacagtacgtccaaccgacctcacaaccgcagaccacatgtacagtgagggaaaaa belongs to Coregonus clupeaformis isolate EN_2021a chromosome 1, ASM2061545v1, whole genome shotgun sequence and includes:
- the LOC121576468 gene encoding C-Jun-amino-terminal kinase-interacting protein 4-like isoform X3, which gives rise to MELDDGVLYQDDSGSSAMMSERVSGLASSIYREFERLICQYDEDVVKELMPLVVAVLENLDSVFAENQEHEVELELLKEDNEQLVTQYEREKSLRKSTEERYMVFEDSQDTEKKDLQGRLVMLESHTRQMELKTRNYSDQIGRLEEREAEMKKEYNALHQRHTEMIHSYMEHLERTKHQQETSSDTSTSRSRKERPISMGLFQLPGSDLTPDPQRETVETPSEPWRYNDLSHPYSNTSLKLGAPDSPSRGQRLSANQQAEQNQDEMLNANRGGSKSNTPMSPKGGSRSGTPMSSQGGGSKMSSQQGGSKSATPMSSQGGSKSGTPISSQGVDSMSVTPMSTQSGCSKSVTPKSSQGGGSMSATSMSTSVSDVAMASVETPLQEELEEVGKGLNRNLDRSNRMPENISSKNTTVQEGQEGQDSELRGGAGPLTGTDAADDNTESSEVQAIIESTPELDMDLSGYGDTSTPTKGVGIENMAFDRNTESLFAELSSAGPDMEVDIADMDEGADLLGMGREVEHLIHENTQLLETRNALNVVKNDLIARVDELSCEKEVLQGELEAVTQAKTRLEEKNKELEEELKKVRSVAEEDKRKTKSENSEEDADVPTAQRKRFTRVEMARVLMERNQYKERLMELQEAVRWTEMIRASRENPAAADKKKSSIWQFVFSRLFSSSGAAAKKPAEAAPVNVKYNAPSSQVQPSVKKRSAALQQLPSDKSKAFDFLNEESEAGNMVSRREQKRAQYRQVKAHVEKEEDSRVQAYGWSLPQKFKVANGGQTSENKMKNLPVPVYLRPLDEKDATMKLWCAVGVNLSGGKTRDGGSIVGASVFYSDLTSPGTESPHSKIGSQSSLDKLDQDLKEQEKERHHQEELSSLVWICTSTQATTKVIVIDANQPGNVLENFFVCNSHVLCMASVPGARETDYPAGEEVPHNLKAGSGAEGGTLEASTTSSGSGGEAGVLAGINVVGCSTEGEVAAPQTAVTENETDTDSKAAEEATEATEASAGPAGPEHDLSQRGVYTEHVFTDPLCVQSTSPGKTPANYTQRESDLVKDGVSSNPNPEEQDLMREEAQKMSSVLPTMWLGAQNGCVYVHSSVAQWRKCLHSIKLKDSVLGIVHVKGRVLVSLADGTLAIFHRGVDGQWDLTNYHLLDLGRPHHSIRCMTVVHDKVWCGFRNKIYVVQPKAMKIEKSFDAHPRKESQVRQLAWDGDGIWVSIRLDSTLRLFHAHTHQHLQDVDIEPYVSKMLGTGKLGFSFVRITALMVSCNCLWVGTGNGVIISIPLTDTDKVTAGPGKPGGVIRVYGDENSDKVTAGTFVPFCSMAHAQLCFHGHRDAVKFFTAVPGQVIPSGAGEAAEVGSDKGVGEHPQQQLDRSVLVMSGGEGYIDFRMGDEAGETEEPLDEHTLKLQPFLAKAERSHLIVWQVMGSQA
- the LOC121576468 gene encoding C-Jun-amino-terminal kinase-interacting protein 4-like isoform X2 produces the protein MELDDGVLYQDDSGSSAMMSERVSGLASSIYREFERLICQYDEDVVKELMPLVVAVLENLDSVFAENQEHEVELELLKEDNEQLVTQYEREKSLRKSTEERYMVFEDSQDTEKKDLQGRLVMLESHTRQMELKTRNYSDQIGRLEEREAEMKKEYNALHQRHTEMIHSYMEHLERTKHQQETSSDTSTSRSRKERPISMGLFQLPGSDLTPDPQRETVETPSEPWRYNDLSHPYSNTSLKLGAPDSPSRGQRLSANQQAEQNQDEMLNANRGGSKSNTPMSPKGGSRSGTPMSSQGGGSKMSSQQGGSKSATPMSSQGGSKSGTPISSQGVDSMSVTPMSTQSGCSKSVTPKSSQGGGSMSATSMSTSVSDVAMASVETPLQEELEEVGKGLNRNLDRSNRMPENISSKNTTVQEGQEGQDSELRGGAGPLTGTDAADDNTESSEVQAIIESTPELDMDLSGYGDTSTPTKGVGIENMAFDRNTESLFAELSSAGPDMEVDIADMDEGADLLAWVSDSDRNFLGMGREVEHLIHENTQLLETRNALNVVKNDLIARVDELSCEKEVLQGELEAVTQAKTRLEEKNKELEEELKKVRSVAEEDKRKTKSENSEEDADVPTAQRKRFTRVEMARVLMERNQYKERLMELQEAVRWTEMIRASRENPAAADKKKSSIWQFFSRLFSSSGAAAKKPAEAAPVNVKYNAPSSQVQPSVKKRSAALQQLPSDKSKAFDFLNEESEAGNMVSRREQKRAQYRQVKAHVEKEEDSRVQAYGWSLPQKFKVANGGQTSENKMKNLPVPVYLRPLDEKDATMKLWCAVGVNLSGGKTRDGGSIVGASVFYSDLTSPGTESPHSKIGSQSSLDKLDQDLKEQEKERHHQEELSSLVWICTSTQATTKVIVIDANQPGNVLENFFVCNSHVLCMASVPGARETDYPAGEEVPHNLKAGSGAEGGTLEASTTSSGSGGEAGVLAGINVVGCSTEGEVAAPQTAVTENETDTDSKAAEEATEATEASAGPAGPEHDLSQRGVYTEHVFTDPLCVQSTSPGKTPANYTQRESDLVKDGVSSNPNPEEQDLMREEAQKMSSVLPTMWLGAQNGCVYVHSSVAQWRKCLHSIKLKDSVLGIVHVKGRVLVSLADGTLAIFHRGVDGQWDLTNYHLLDLGRPHHSIRCMTVVHDKVWCGFRNKIYVVQPKAMKIEKSFDAHPRKESQVRQLAWDGDGIWVSIRLDSTLRLFHAHTHQHLQDVDIEPYVSKMLGTGKLGFSFVRITALMVSCNCLWVGTGNGVIISIPLTDTDKVTAGPGKPGGVIRVYGDENSDKVTAGTFVPFCSMAHAQLCFHGHRDAVKFFTAVPGQVIPSGAGEAAEVGSDKGVGEHPQQQLDRSVLVMSGGEGYIDFRMGDEAGETEEPLDEHTLKLQPFLAKAERSHLIVWQVMGSQA
- the LOC121576468 gene encoding C-Jun-amino-terminal kinase-interacting protein 4-like isoform X4, yielding MELDDGVLYQDDSGSSAMMSERVSGLASSIYREFERLICQYDEDVVKELMPLVVAVLENLDSVFAENQEHEVELELLKEDNEQLVTQYEREKSLRKSTEERYMVFEDSQDTEKKDLQGRLVMLESHTRQMELKTRNYSDQIGRLEEREAEMKKEYNALHQRHTEMIHSYMEHLERTKHQQETSSDTSTSRSRKERPISMGLFQLPGSDLTPDPQRETVETPSEPWRYNDLSHPYSNTSLKLGAPDSPSRGQRLSANQQAEQNQDEMLNANRGGSKSNTPMSPKGGSRSGTPMSSQGGGSKMSSQQGGSKSATPMSSQGGSKSGTPISSQGVDSMSVTPMSTQSGCSKSVTPKSSQGGGSMSATSMSTSVSDVAMASVETPLQEELEEVGKGLNRNLDRSNRMPENISSKNTTVQEGQEGQDSELRGGAGPLTGTDAADDNTESSEVQAIIESTPELDMDLSGYGDTSTPTKGVGIENMAFDRNTESLFAELSSAGPDMEVDIADMDEGADLLGMGREVEHLIHENTQLLETRNALNVVKNDLIARVDELSCEKEVLQGELEAVTQAKTRLEEKNKELEEELKKVRSVAEEDKRKTKSENSEEDADVPTAQRKRFTRVEMARVLMERNQYKERLMELQEAVRWTEMIRASRENPAAADKKKSSIWQFFSRLFSSSGAAAKKPAEAAPVNVKYNAPSSQVQPSVKKRSAALQQLPSDKSKAFDFLNEESEAGNMVSRREQKRAQYRQVKAHVEKEEDSRVQAYGWSLPQKFKVANGGQTSENKMKNLPVPVYLRPLDEKDATMKLWCAVGVNLSGGKTRDGGSIVGASVFYSDLTSPGTESPHSKIGSQSSLDKLDQDLKEQEKERHHQEELSSLVWICTSTQATTKVIVIDANQPGNVLENFFVCNSHVLCMASVPGARETDYPAGEEVPHNLKAGSGAEGGTLEASTTSSGSGGEAGVLAGINVVGCSTEGEVAAPQTAVTENETDTDSKAAEEATEATEASAGPAGPEHDLSQRGVYTEHVFTDPLCVQSTSPGKTPANYTQRESDLVKDGVSSNPNPEEQDLMREEAQKMSSVLPTMWLGAQNGCVYVHSSVAQWRKCLHSIKLKDSVLGIVHVKGRVLVSLADGTLAIFHRGVDGQWDLTNYHLLDLGRPHHSIRCMTVVHDKVWCGFRNKIYVVQPKAMKIEKSFDAHPRKESQVRQLAWDGDGIWVSIRLDSTLRLFHAHTHQHLQDVDIEPYVSKMLGTGKLGFSFVRITALMVSCNCLWVGTGNGVIISIPLTDTDKVTAGPGKPGGVIRVYGDENSDKVTAGTFVPFCSMAHAQLCFHGHRDAVKFFTAVPGQVIPSGAGEAAEVGSDKGVGEHPQQQLDRSVLVMSGGEGYIDFRMGDEAGETEEPLDEHTLKLQPFLAKAERSHLIVWQVMGSQA